In Saccharothrix syringae, the following are encoded in one genomic region:
- a CDS encoding class I SAM-dependent methyltransferase, producing MNSAEPSRTALMAAAARAAHPVVDRAPLIFTDDVAHRLLGDLADELVGYHRAHGDHPVLAGARAQAVVRSRYAEDRLAESGARQYVVLGAGLDTFACRRASADPRVFEVDHPATQAWKRRRLAEAGIPTSATHVPADLERDPLLDRLTAAGFDPAQPAFVSWLGVTTYLTRQAVDRTVAALAGLAPGSELVLDHVLPPHLRDEGGNGYARAVAQAAADGGEPWLTCLDPADLASLLAGHGFTATRHATLDEAVDPALWRRSDALRPDRLLALAHSRLTR from the coding sequence GTGAATTCAGCAGAACCCAGCCGCACGGCGTTGATGGCCGCGGCGGCCCGCGCCGCCCACCCGGTCGTGGACCGGGCGCCACTGATCTTCACCGACGACGTCGCCCACCGGCTCCTGGGCGACCTGGCCGACGAGCTGGTCGGCTACCACCGCGCGCACGGCGACCACCCGGTCCTCGCCGGTGCCCGCGCGCAGGCCGTGGTGCGCAGCCGGTACGCCGAGGACCGCCTGGCGGAATCCGGTGCGCGCCAGTACGTGGTGCTCGGGGCCGGTCTCGACACGTTCGCCTGCCGCCGGGCGTCGGCGGACCCGCGGGTCTTCGAGGTCGACCACCCCGCCACCCAGGCGTGGAAGCGCCGCAGGCTCGCCGAGGCGGGCATCCCCACCTCCGCCACCCACGTCCCCGCCGACCTCGAACGCGACCCGCTGCTCGACCGCCTCACCGCCGCCGGTTTCGACCCCGCGCAACCCGCGTTCGTCAGCTGGCTGGGCGTGACCACGTACCTGACGCGGCAAGCGGTCGACCGGACCGTCGCCGCGCTGGCGGGGCTGGCCCCGGGCAGCGAACTCGTGCTCGACCACGTCCTGCCGCCGCACCTGCGCGACGAGGGCGGCAACGGCTACGCGCGGGCGGTCGCCCAGGCGGCGGCCGACGGCGGCGAGCCGTGGCTCACCTGCCTCGACCCCGCCGACCTCGCCTCGCTGCTCGCCGGCCACGGCTTCACCGCCACCCGGCACGCCACGCTGGACGAGGCCGTGGACCCGGCCCTGTGGCGGAGGTCGGACGCGCTGCGCCCGGACCGCCTGCTGGCCCTGGCGCACAGCCGGCTGACGCGGTAG
- a CDS encoding DUF5682 family protein: MSSTPEGTGLPSNDREPPAPAPANHRERLTVAELDRLVGHRDPFLIGVRHHSPALAAAVPALLAACAPEVLLVELPEELGEWLPHLAAPDLVTPVALSGAARDGGELAFYPFADFSPELAAIRWAFANGVEVRPCDLPLALRGDGYRAGDRGATPLTDALRRAATGRDGDDLWDRLVEAAAPGQAAEAVRRAALLVGRALREDAAVTGVDSFDLRREAWMRRVVAEVGGRRCAAVVGSFHAAALVDGAPPPFPGGTTPPPPPGIVTSLVPYGFALLDERSGYPAGIRDPEWQQAVLEAGGDPLAVEAAAASVIVRICARVRELGHPAGPGEAREALRVAVDLARLRGLPAPGRGEVVEAVQTVLTHAEPLGRGRVVARAAGDVLVGHRTGALAPGTPRSGLAPAVEELVASLRLPGPGSRTPVDLRLDPLRSPLDARREVALRRLGVLGVSYATETATTGVGGGDALTTRWSVAWTPATAATLPVAGLWGATLETAAHGRLRARRSEREQRGGPAPADVLADLADAAACGLPALVGDLLGDVAAVLPSAGTLRELLAALGLLDRVRAGHLAGTPGDVLDAHPLLVRELETAAVAQLDGLAGSEDPADARALVELGQRHDGHGTGLRLAAGLRRLADEGAPLIAGAAGAARVLLGLVPPSALGERVASWVDGATTAPLRDVLRRSLTGVLAAAGALLETPEALDPLLERVERLADRDFLERLPALRGAFTSIGPAARARVLAVVEERTGAVVDRVGAPDPELLAVWLEAERAGAEALLTHGIERPESVVDGRVVAPRAAVEPAGPPVTDPAGVSAVGPADPAGLPVAVRWHLLLGARGERPAGAARYAAALDELYGADRGEGASTGGLGGDRSTPFPGVREWSEELGELFGERVREEVLAAAVEAGRLDAALEVDPGSVRPSVELLRNVLSLAGGLSEQTVARLRPLVARLVRELTAQLANRVRPALTGLRLPAPTRRPGGGLDLPRTLRANLATARRDPSGRVLVVPERPVFRTRGRRAADWRLVLVVDVSGSMEESTVWAALTASVFAGVPALSTHFLAFSTEVVDLTGRTADPLSLLLEVRVGGGTHIAGALRHARSLVTVPERTMVVLISDFEEGGPVAPLVAQVRELVASGVTVLGCAGLDDKGRARYSTSVAGALVAAGMPVAALSPLELARWVGEKVRG; encoded by the coding sequence CTGGCGGCGTGCGCGCCCGAGGTGCTGCTGGTCGAGCTGCCCGAGGAGCTGGGGGAGTGGCTGCCGCACCTGGCGGCGCCCGACCTGGTGACCCCGGTCGCCCTGTCCGGTGCCGCGCGCGACGGCGGCGAGCTGGCGTTCTACCCGTTCGCGGACTTCTCCCCGGAGCTGGCCGCGATCAGGTGGGCGTTCGCCAACGGCGTCGAGGTGCGGCCGTGCGACCTGCCGCTGGCCCTGCGCGGCGACGGTTACCGCGCCGGCGACCGGGGTGCGACGCCGCTGACCGACGCGCTGCGCCGGGCCGCCACCGGGCGCGACGGCGACGACCTGTGGGACCGGCTGGTCGAGGCCGCCGCGCCGGGGCAGGCCGCCGAGGCGGTGCGGCGGGCCGCGCTGCTGGTCGGGCGCGCGTTGCGCGAGGACGCGGCGGTGACCGGGGTCGACTCGTTCGACCTGCGCCGCGAGGCGTGGATGCGGCGGGTGGTGGCCGAGGTGGGCGGCCGGCGCTGCGCGGCGGTGGTCGGCTCGTTCCACGCCGCCGCGCTGGTGGACGGGGCTCCACCCCCGTTCCCGGGTGGCACCACCCCACCTCCGCCACCGGGGATCGTCACCTCCCTGGTGCCCTACGGGTTCGCGCTGCTGGACGAGCGCTCCGGCTACCCGGCCGGCATCCGCGACCCCGAGTGGCAGCAGGCCGTGCTGGAGGCGGGCGGCGACCCGCTCGCCGTGGAGGCCGCCGCGGCGTCGGTGATCGTGCGGATCTGCGCGCGCGTCCGCGAACTGGGCCACCCCGCCGGACCGGGCGAGGCGCGCGAGGCGTTGCGGGTCGCGGTCGACCTGGCCCGCCTGCGCGGCCTGCCCGCACCCGGCCGCGGCGAGGTCGTGGAGGCCGTGCAGACCGTGCTGACGCACGCCGAACCGCTCGGGCGCGGCCGGGTGGTGGCGCGGGCGGCCGGGGACGTGCTGGTCGGGCACCGCACCGGCGCGCTCGCCCCCGGCACGCCCCGCTCGGGCCTGGCGCCCGCCGTGGAGGAGCTGGTGGCCTCGCTGCGGTTGCCGGGGCCCGGCTCGCGGACGCCGGTCGACCTGCGGCTGGACCCGTTGCGCTCGCCGCTGGACGCCCGGCGCGAGGTGGCGTTGCGGCGGCTCGGGGTGCTCGGCGTCAGCTACGCGACCGAGACCGCCACCACCGGCGTCGGCGGCGGCGACGCGCTGACCACCCGGTGGTCGGTGGCGTGGACCCCGGCGACCGCGGCGACGCTGCCGGTGGCCGGCCTGTGGGGCGCGACCTTGGAGACGGCCGCGCACGGGCGGTTGCGCGCCCGCCGGTCCGAGCGGGAGCAGCGCGGCGGGCCCGCACCCGCCGACGTGCTGGCCGACCTGGCCGACGCGGCCGCGTGCGGGCTGCCCGCGCTGGTCGGGGACCTGCTCGGCGACGTGGCCGCCGTGCTGCCGTCGGCCGGGACCCTGCGGGAGCTGCTGGCGGCCCTGGGCCTGCTCGACCGGGTGCGCGCCGGTCACCTGGCCGGCACGCCCGGCGACGTGCTGGACGCGCACCCGCTGCTGGTGCGGGAACTGGAGACCGCCGCGGTGGCGCAGCTCGACGGGCTGGCCGGGTCGGAGGACCCCGCGGACGCGCGGGCCCTGGTGGAGCTGGGGCAGCGGCACGACGGGCACGGCACCGGCCTGCGGCTCGCCGCCGGTCTGCGCCGGCTGGCCGACGAGGGCGCGCCGCTGATCGCCGGCGCGGCGGGCGCGGCGCGGGTGCTGCTGGGCCTGGTGCCGCCGTCGGCGCTGGGTGAGCGGGTCGCGTCGTGGGTGGACGGTGCCACCACCGCGCCGCTGCGCGACGTGCTGCGGCGGTCGCTGACCGGCGTGCTCGCGGCGGCCGGGGCGCTGCTGGAGACGCCGGAGGCGCTGGACCCGTTGCTGGAGCGGGTGGAGCGGTTGGCCGACCGGGACTTCCTGGAGCGGCTGCCCGCGCTGCGCGGCGCGTTCACCTCGATCGGCCCGGCCGCGCGGGCGCGGGTGCTCGCGGTGGTCGAGGAGCGGACCGGCGCGGTGGTCGACCGGGTCGGGGCGCCCGACCCGGAGCTGCTGGCGGTGTGGCTGGAGGCCGAGCGGGCAGGGGCGGAAGCGCTGCTGACGCACGGGATCGAGCGGCCAGAGTCCGTTGTGGACGGTCGGGTGGTGGCGCCTCGCGCCGCGGTGGAGCCTGCGGGACCGCCGGTGACGGACCCGGCGGGCGTGTCGGCGGTGGGTCCAGCGGACCCGGCGGGCCTGCCGGTGGCGGTGCGGTGGCACCTGCTGCTGGGTGCGCGCGGCGAGCGGCCGGCCGGTGCGGCGCGGTACGCGGCGGCGCTGGACGAGCTGTACGGCGCGGACCGCGGTGAGGGCGCCTCGACCGGCGGCCTGGGCGGGGACCGCTCGACGCCGTTCCCGGGCGTGCGGGAGTGGTCGGAGGAGCTGGGGGAGCTGTTCGGCGAACGGGTCCGCGAGGAGGTGCTGGCCGCGGCGGTGGAGGCCGGTCGGCTGGACGCCGCGCTGGAGGTCGACCCGGGTTCGGTGCGCCCCTCGGTGGAGCTGCTGCGCAACGTGCTGTCGCTGGCGGGCGGGCTGTCCGAGCAGACCGTGGCCCGGCTGCGCCCCCTGGTGGCACGCCTGGTCCGGGAGCTGACCGCGCAACTGGCCAACCGCGTGCGCCCCGCGCTGACCGGCCTGCGCCTGCCCGCGCCGACCCGGCGGCCGGGCGGTGGCCTGGACCTGCCGCGGACCCTGCGCGCCAACCTGGCCACCGCGCGCCGCGACCCCTCCGGGCGGGTGCTGGTGGTGCCCGAGCGGCCGGTGTTCCGCACCCGCGGGCGCCGGGCGGCCGACTGGCGGCTGGTGCTGGTGGTGGACGTGTCCGGGTCGATGGAGGAGTCGACCGTGTGGGCGGCGCTGACCGCGTCGGTGTTCGCCGGCGTGCCCGCGCTGTCGACGCACTTCCTGGCGTTCTCCACCGAGGTGGTCGACCTGACCGGCCGGACGGCCGACCCGCTGTCGCTGCTGCTGGAGGTCCGGGTGGGCGGCGGGACGCACATCGCGGGCGCGCTGCGGCACGCGAGGTCCCTGGTGACCGTGCCGGAGCGGACCATGGTGGTGCTGATCAGCGACTTCGAGGAGGGCGGCCCGGTCGCGCCGCTGGTCGCGCAGGTGCGGGAGCTGGTGGCCTCCGGCGTGACCGTGCTGGGATGTGCCGGCCTCGACGACAAGGGCAGGGCGCGGTACTCGACGTCCGTGGCGGGCGCGCTGGTGGCCGCCGGGATGCCGGTGGCCGCCCTGAGCCCGCTGGAACTGGCCCGCTGGGTGGGGGAGAAGGTGCGCGGATGA
- a CDS encoding GntR family transcriptional regulator encodes MNVRRAGLESRVPKYLAIYRVLADRIGTGHYPAGAPLPAQRELVEEFDVSLMTVRQAIGALEADGLLETRHGVGTFVRQPGFSYGLTGLRSLAQELVEQGIELETEVLGAEPVEPPADVRARLGVPAGGRVLAVERLRGAGGSPLLLQTSYLSPGVGSRVEVDQLRHRSLYRLLEELGTPVREASETIRAVALTERQAGVLGLAAGSPALLSCRLSRGDDGVPLVDDRALLVGDTVITAERATSGTNLTYRTT; translated from the coding sequence GTGAACGTCCGGCGGGCGGGCCTGGAGTCGCGGGTGCCCAAGTACCTCGCCATCTACCGGGTGCTGGCCGACCGGATCGGCACCGGGCACTACCCGGCGGGCGCGCCGCTGCCCGCGCAGCGGGAGCTGGTCGAGGAGTTCGACGTCTCGCTGATGACCGTGCGCCAGGCGATCGGGGCGCTGGAGGCCGACGGGCTGCTGGAGACGCGGCACGGGGTGGGCACGTTCGTCCGGCAGCCCGGGTTCTCCTACGGCCTGACCGGGTTGCGGAGCCTGGCGCAGGAGCTGGTCGAGCAGGGCATCGAGCTGGAGACCGAGGTGCTGGGCGCGGAGCCGGTGGAGCCGCCCGCGGACGTGCGCGCGCGGCTGGGCGTGCCCGCGGGCGGGCGGGTGCTGGCCGTCGAGCGGCTGCGCGGCGCCGGCGGCTCGCCGCTGCTGCTGCAGACCTCGTACCTGTCGCCGGGGGTGGGTTCGCGGGTCGAGGTCGACCAGTTGCGCCACCGCTCGCTCTACCGGCTGCTGGAGGAGCTGGGCACGCCGGTGCGGGAGGCGAGCGAGACGATCCGCGCGGTCGCGCTGACCGAGCGGCAGGCGGGCGTGCTCGGCCTGGCGGCGGGCTCACCGGCCCTGCTCAGCTGCCGGCTGAGCCGCGGCGACGACGGCGTCCCCCTGGTGGACGACCGCGCGCTGCTGGTGGGCGACACCGTGATCACCGCCGAACGCGCCACCTCCGGCACCAACCTGACCTACCGCACCACCTGA
- the trpA gene encoding tryptophan synthase subunit alpha: MSVAVAGVAEHLKAAGRPLLVPYVMAGVVPDWVELVREVAAAGADAVEVGLPFSDPMLDGPTVQRAAARALDRGARPRPLLDELAGLDAGVPLVVMTYANIATTLVPGRGVAGFVDHLAGVGVRGAIVADLPLEESAEYRARAAEVGVDAVLLAAPSCDDDRCREIARASSGFVYCMSSMRITGEQEHLASSARANARRLKAMTDLPVITGFGVSTPAQAVQACADADGVVVGSALMRVLVDGAGVGAVVDAVAGFRAALSSASPGE; encoded by the coding sequence ATGAGCGTTGCCGTGGCCGGGGTGGCCGAGCACCTGAAGGCGGCCGGGCGGCCGCTGCTGGTGCCGTACGTGATGGCCGGCGTCGTGCCGGACTGGGTGGAGCTGGTGCGGGAGGTCGCGGCGGCGGGCGCGGACGCGGTCGAGGTCGGGCTGCCGTTCTCCGACCCGATGCTGGACGGGCCGACCGTGCAGCGGGCGGCGGCCCGCGCGCTGGACCGGGGCGCGCGGCCCCGGCCGCTGCTCGACGAGCTGGCCGGGCTCGACGCGGGCGTGCCGCTGGTGGTGATGACCTACGCGAACATCGCCACCACGCTGGTGCCCGGGCGCGGCGTGGCCGGGTTCGTCGACCACCTGGCCGGGGTCGGCGTGCGCGGCGCGATCGTGGCGGACCTGCCGCTGGAGGAGTCCGCGGAGTACCGGGCGCGGGCGGCGGAGGTCGGGGTGGACGCGGTGCTGCTGGCGGCGCCGTCGTGCGACGACGACCGGTGCCGGGAGATCGCGCGGGCGTCGTCGGGGTTCGTGTACTGCATGAGCTCGATGCGGATCACCGGCGAGCAGGAGCACCTGGCGTCGAGCGCGCGGGCCAACGCCCGTCGCCTCAAGGCGATGACCGACCTGCCGGTGATCACCGGTTTCGGCGTGTCCACCCCTGCGCAGGCGGTGCAGGCGTGCGCGGACGCGGACGGCGTGGTCGTCGGTTCGGCGCTGATGCGCGTGCTGGTCGACGGCGCGGGCGTCGGGGCGGTGGTCGACGCGGTGGCCGGGTTCCGCGCCGCGCTATCCTCGGCCTCCCCGGGGGAATGA
- a CDS encoding class I SAM-dependent DNA methyltransferase, which produces MDDLRQLYEQWAPFYDENAALRPFERHGGWFHELAQRYGAPGERLLDLGCGTGLSSLGFAALGYRVTGCDLSAAMLAVAEGKPGAERVRFRLADLRDLPDLGVHDVACAVTDPISHLLTDADLAAALAGVARSLVPGGVLVFDQVSERGYRCARERVVVDDRPGHFATCRTTRLAGDEPVFDSHWTRFLAAGDDRWRRVEQHAFFRYRPEPLLRRALAEAGLECVAVHGLRAGELRAGADDHADDALLYVARRP; this is translated from the coding sequence ATGGACGACCTTCGGCAGCTCTACGAGCAATGGGCACCCTTCTACGACGAGAACGCCGCGCTGCGGCCGTTCGAGCGGCACGGGGGGTGGTTCCACGAGCTGGCGCAGCGGTACGGCGCGCCGGGGGAGCGGTTGCTGGACCTGGGCTGCGGCACCGGTCTGAGCAGCCTCGGGTTCGCCGCCCTGGGCTACCGGGTGACCGGCTGCGACCTGTCGGCCGCGATGCTCGCGGTGGCCGAGGGCAAGCCCGGGGCCGAACGGGTGCGGTTCCGACTGGCCGACCTGCGCGACCTGCCGGACCTGGGCGTCCACGACGTGGCCTGCGCGGTCACCGACCCGATCAGCCACCTGCTCACCGACGCAGACCTGGCGGCCGCGCTGGCCGGCGTGGCGCGGTCGCTGGTCCCCGGCGGGGTGCTGGTGTTCGACCAGGTCAGCGAGCGCGGCTACCGGTGCGCCCGGGAACGGGTCGTGGTGGACGACCGGCCGGGTCACTTCGCCACCTGCCGGACCACCCGCCTGGCCGGGGACGAGCCGGTGTTCGACTCCCACTGGACCCGCTTCCTGGCCGCCGGTGACGACCGCTGGCGGCGGGTGGAGCAGCACGCGTTCTTCCGGTACCGGCCCGAACCGCTGCTGCGGCGGGCGCTCGCCGAGGCCGGGCTGGAGTGCGTCGCGGTGCACGGGCTGCGCGCGGGCGAACTCCGGGCAGGCGCCGACGACCACGCCGACGACGCCCTGCTCTACGTGGCGCGCCGCCCGTGA
- a CDS encoding cytochrome P450, whose protein sequence is MADDRPESSPPSLVDVVRRTGGRAAGRVVATGLLSAIPAAGGAWCWLLRELGRHPDEVRLLRREAAAGGDLPHTTAFVREVLRLHPPAWLLGRNTSTPLELAGAAIPVGTSVLFSPYLLHRDPRWWDEPGRFSPRRWSGSGAPDAYLPFGAGPRVCTGAHLALTIMVRTAAHLVSHYDLAVEGPTGTCFGSVLLPTGMRCSLTPRIPEARSPEARRPSLLDGRLASFAVPPPGFEPGPSAS, encoded by the coding sequence ATGGCGGACGACCGGCCGGAGTCGTCCCCGCCGTCGCTCGTGGACGTGGTCCGCCGCACCGGTGGCCGGGCGGCGGGGCGCGTGGTGGCCACCGGTCTGCTCAGCGCCATCCCGGCGGCCGGCGGGGCGTGGTGCTGGCTGCTGCGCGAACTGGGCCGCCATCCCGACGAGGTGCGGCTCCTGCGCCGCGAAGCCGCCGCCGGCGGCGACCTGCCGCACACCACCGCGTTCGTCCGCGAGGTGCTGCGGCTGCACCCGCCCGCGTGGCTGCTGGGCCGCAACACCAGCACACCCCTGGAACTGGCCGGCGCCGCGATCCCGGTGGGCACGTCGGTGCTGTTCAGCCCCTACCTGCTGCACCGCGACCCGCGCTGGTGGGACGAGCCCGGGCGGTTCTCGCCGCGGCGGTGGTCGGGTTCCGGCGCGCCGGACGCCTACCTGCCGTTCGGGGCCGGACCGCGGGTGTGCACCGGTGCCCACCTGGCGCTGACGATCATGGTCCGCACGGCGGCCCACCTGGTCTCGCACTACGACTTGGCGGTCGAGGGCCCCACGGGCACCTGCTTCGGCTCGGTGCTGCTGCCCACGGGCATGCGGTGCTCGTTGACGCCCCGCATCCCGGAGGCCCGGTCGCCGGAAGCCCGACGACCGTCCCTGTTGGACGGTCGCCTGGCCTCGTTCGCGGTACCCCCGCCGGGATTCGAACCCGGACCGTCCGCGTCCTGA